AGTAGAAAAGAAACACCGATAGCTACCACTCCGCCACCGATAGAGCCTTCCCAGGATTTCTTTGGTGAGATACGTTCAAAGAGTCTGTGTTTGCCGATAAGCGAACCGATGCAATATGCACCTGTATCATTCAGCCAAATGAATATAAAGACGGATAATGGTAAAATCGAAACATAGCTTACACTATTATATTCCTTGTTGTAATTGAATGCTAATATATTCAACATGGCAAAAGGCAGGCCGATATACAATTGGCTAAGCATGGAATAAGCCCAGTTGAGTACCGGATTTTCTTTCTTCAGATACAATTCACTAATCATCATATAGAGTAGTAAAAGTACATACGGAATGAAAATTTTCGAATCGGCTGCGTCGATGCAGAATCCCATTATTGCAAGGAATAAATAGGCTCCGCCTAGCATTGTGATTGTCTTGTTTATCTTGACTCCTTCTACCCTCATATTAACCAACTGCCCGAACTCATATATAGTCAGTGCACTGATGATAGTGAACAGAATACCAAAGCTGAATGAATCGTAAAGGATGCACCCCACCAGGATGGCAACGAAGAGTACACCCGTAATAGCTCGTTTTATAAAATTGTTAATCAAAATCAGCGTGTTTTAATTAGTTGGATTTTGGCAGCTTATTTTTCCTCATTCGTTTCTGTTTCCGTAGATGAATGTCTCTCTACAGTCACTTTTGTTCCTTCTGCGGTTACTTTCGTTCCCGTAGCAGCAGCTTTTTCTTCTGCGGTATTTTCAGCTTCCTCTTCTTTGATTTCTTTTTCTTCTCCCTTCAGCTTTTCAGCTAACTCCCTTTCGGCCTTAGCAGCATCCTGGCTTTCTTTCGCAGCCATGATTTCTTCCGAACGCGATGCCCACGGGCGTTTTCCGAAGATACGTTCA
The DNA window shown above is from Bacteroides faecium and carries:
- a CDS encoding phosphatidate cytidylyltransferase produces the protein MINNFIKRAITGVLFVAILVGCILYDSFSFGILFTIISALTIYEFGQLVNMRVEGVKINKTITMLGGAYLFLAIMGFCIDAADSKIFIPYVLLLLYMMISELYLKKENPVLNWAYSMLSQLYIGLPFAMLNILAFNYNKEYNSVSYVSILPLSVFIFIWLNDTGAYCIGSLIGKHRLFERISPKKSWEGSIGGGVVAIGVSFLLAHYFPFMSMWEWAGLALVVVIFGTWGDLTESLLKRQLHVKDSGTILPGHGGMLDRFDSALMAIPAAVVYMYFIQSLS